A genomic region of Pseudomonas frederiksbergensis contains the following coding sequences:
- a CDS encoding DUF3164 family protein, with protein sequence MTAQQHTIPEGYRVDAQRRLVAESMIKPLDLARDALVLELVEKARVASKGLALFKAAAFGDIDAFVEMSAEEYGAKLGGKKGNVSLISFDGRYKIQRAIQESIAFDERLQAARALIDECLEEWTAGARPEVVTLVNDAFRTDTKGDIRTARVLALRRLEIADERWQRAMQAIGEACQVVGSKSYIRVYERVGDTDQYQPISLDIAGV encoded by the coding sequence ATGACTGCACAACAACACACCATCCCCGAAGGCTATCGCGTCGATGCGCAACGTCGTCTCGTTGCTGAAAGCATGATCAAGCCGCTTGATCTGGCCCGCGACGCCCTGGTGCTGGAACTGGTCGAAAAAGCCCGAGTGGCCAGCAAAGGCTTGGCCTTGTTCAAGGCCGCTGCCTTCGGTGATATCGACGCCTTCGTCGAGATGAGCGCCGAGGAATACGGTGCCAAGCTGGGCGGCAAGAAAGGCAATGTCAGCCTGATCAGCTTCGATGGCCGTTACAAAATTCAGCGAGCCATTCAGGAAAGCATCGCCTTTGACGAACGCCTCCAGGCGGCTCGGGCCTTGATCGACGAATGCCTTGAAGAGTGGACCGCCGGGGCGCGGCCGGAGGTGGTCACCTTGGTCAACGACGCGTTCCGCACCGACACCAAGGGCGACATCCGCACGGCGCGAGTCCTGGCCCTGCGCCGCTTGGAGATTGCCGACGAACGCTGGCAGCGCGCCATGCAAGCCATCGGCGAAGCCTGTCAGGTGGTCGGCTCAAAGTCCTACATCCGCGTGTATGAGCGCGTCGGCGACACCGATCAGTACCAGCCCATTAGCCTTGATATTGCGGGGGTGTGA